A single region of the Pseudomonas solani genome encodes:
- the gcvT gene encoding glycine cleavage system aminomethyltransferase GcvT: MTLAKTPLHSLHLELGAKMVPFAGYDMPVQYPLGVMKEHLHTREQAGLFDVSHMGQIRLRGSDAAKALESLVPVDIIDLPVGLQRYAVFTDANGGILDDLMVARLGADELFLVVNAACKDQDLAHLRAKIGDRCEIEPLFEERALLALQGPAAVNVLARLAPEVAKMTFMQFGSARLLGVECYVSRSGYTGEDGYEISVPADKAEALARALLAEPEVQAIGLGARDSLRLEAGLCLYGHDMDTATTPIDASLAWAISKVRRADGERAGGFPGAERIFAQQREGVAAKRVGLLPQERVPVREGAEIVDADGTVIGRVSSGGFGPTLGAPVAMGYVNAAHAALDSEIWAVVRGKRVAMKVAKTPFVPQRYYRG; the protein is encoded by the coding sequence ATGACCCTCGCCAAAACCCCGCTGCACAGCCTCCACCTCGAACTCGGAGCGAAAATGGTTCCCTTCGCCGGCTACGACATGCCGGTGCAGTACCCGCTCGGCGTGATGAAGGAGCACCTGCACACCCGTGAGCAGGCCGGGCTGTTCGATGTGTCCCACATGGGCCAGATCCGCCTGCGCGGCAGCGACGCCGCCAAGGCCTTGGAGAGCCTGGTGCCGGTGGACATCATCGACCTGCCGGTGGGCCTGCAGCGCTACGCCGTGTTCACCGACGCCAACGGCGGCATCCTCGATGACCTGATGGTGGCGCGCCTCGGTGCGGACGAGCTGTTCCTGGTGGTCAACGCCGCCTGCAAGGACCAGGACCTGGCCCACCTACGCGCCAAGATCGGCGACCGCTGCGAGATCGAGCCGCTGTTCGAGGAACGCGCCCTGCTCGCCCTGCAAGGCCCGGCGGCGGTCAACGTGCTGGCACGCCTGGCGCCCGAGGTGGCGAAGATGACCTTCATGCAGTTCGGCAGCGCCCGCCTGCTGGGCGTCGAGTGCTACGTCAGCCGCTCCGGCTACACCGGTGAAGACGGCTACGAAATCTCCGTGCCCGCCGACAAGGCCGAGGCCCTGGCCCGCGCCCTGCTGGCCGAACCGGAAGTCCAGGCCATCGGCCTTGGCGCCCGCGACTCGCTGCGCCTGGAAGCCGGCCTGTGCCTCTACGGCCACGACATGGACACCGCCACCACCCCCATCGACGCCAGCCTGGCCTGGGCCATCTCCAAGGTGCGCCGCGCCGATGGCGAGCGTGCCGGCGGCTTCCCTGGCGCCGAGCGCATCTTTGCCCAGCAGCGCGAAGGCGTCGCCGCCAAGCGCGTCGGCCTGCTGCCCCAGGAGCGCGTACCGGTGCGTGAAGGCGCCGAGATCGTCGACGCCGACGGCACCGTCATCGGCCGCGTCAGCAGCGGCGGCTTCGGCCCCACCCTGGGCGCCCCGGTGGCCATGGGCTACGTCAACGCCGCCCATGCCGCCCTCGACAGCGAGATCTGGGCCGTGGTGCGCGGCAAGCGCGTGGCGATGAAGGTCGCCAAGACCCCCTTCGTGCCGCAGCGCTACTACCGCGGCTAA